DNA from Rhodopirellula bahusiensis:
TTCGAGGCTGCATTCTCAAACGCAAATTGGTCCAGCGGCGTGTGCAAGCCGGTCCCGATGGCCTTGATGAACGCTTCTTTGAGCGTCCAGATCTTGAGGAACAAAGCCTGTTTCGCGTCGCTGTTTTTGACCCGGTCGAGCTGGTCAATTTCTTCCGGGGCGAAGTAGCGTTGCGCGAGTCCCGGATCGGTTTTTCGGTCCAGGCCTTCGATGTCGACGCCGAGCCATTCATCGGCGGCTTCGGCTCCAATCCCGCAAACAACGAGGCCCTTGGTGTGGGCGATATTGAAGGGGCGTCGAAGTTGTTCGGGGGTTTCGACGATCGGTTTGCCGTGATCGAGGCTTCGAAACTGGATTTGATGCGGGGCGGTTTGGGTGTCAGCGATCAGGAATCGGGCCATGCCGCGTCCGATCACGTGCTGATGCCGCGCTGATGCGACGCGGAATTTCGCCGCCGATTGGTGCTCTTCTTGCGGCAACCAACGCATGCAGAACGACTCGATCTTGCCGGGAGTGTCCTGGGCCGCCGAGGCGTACCAAAGTTGGATCGGGGATTGCTGGTTCAGCGGTCGACCCGGCGCAGTGGTGGGCAGCTCGGAGTCGTCGATGTTCGATTGTACGGGGGGATTTTTCGTCATGGCTGCCATGATCGACAAAACAGGGCCCACCCGTCAATCACGCTGACGGGGATCTAGAAAAGGAGTGTTCGTGGGCGCGGATTCGGCTCGATGAAAACGATATGATTCGCGATCCATTTCCACTGCCGTGCCTGCTCGCCGAAGACGCTCTCGAAGCGATTTCGTTTGACCGCGGAATGTTGTGGTTGGTCGCGGGCTTTTTGCTGTTGGGATGGGTTTTGGCGCGGATGACGATTTCCCGGCGACGGAAGGCCATCCAGCAACGCGGGGAGAGCAGGGAAACACAGCGGCGTTTGGACTCGCAGGTCAAGACAGCTCTCCCTCTCAGTGACGCGCCGATCGAGACGCAGCGTTGGCAGGTCGCGATGTTCGACCTGCAACGAGAGCTGACTGGTGATTTGGACACCCGTGCCGCCGTTGTTCAAAACCTGATCCGACAAGCGGACCAGCGAATCGCGATGCTGCAGGAACTCGAGCGTCGCCATCAGGCTGAGTGAGCACAGTTAACATTGGTGTGCGACGCCGAGATAAACTGGATGGAAAGATGTCCATTCGTTGACTTGGAATTGTCGCTGATACCGGAGGCGCGCTTTGTTTCGATTCAGTCTCGCAACGCTGATTGCTTTGCCGATCGTGGTGGCGTCGTTTGACTTTGCGGTGGTTCGTCCGGTGGTCGCAACGGTTGTTTACTTCGCCATCGCAGCGATGCTGTTTCTCTACGGGGTGACCGCGAAGCAGGTTGAATCGCAATTGGACGTGAAGTCCAGGCCCGGGTTCGTTTTCGCGACGGGTTGTTTGATTGCATGTGTGTTGGTTCTGATGTCCGTGCAAACCCTGAGAAAAACGTCTCGGAAGTTTCGTGAATGGTCGGTGGCACATCGCATGGAACGCTCGGGCTATCGAAAGGTTTGGGATGAGCCGACCTACGGGCGGAACGGGCAGGTCCTTTCGCGAGGGTACCGTTGGGAAAAGTGATGTTTGCCAACGCTGAGTGGAGCCATGATGAATCCATATGAGAATCAGTCGCTGATTGAAGATCGCTACCAGGTGGATGTCGTTCGCACGCCCCTGACGTACATGCATGCACTGTTGGTTGGAGTTGGGGTGTCGATCATCACCCCGGTCTACTTGTCCGTGAGTTGGCATGTTCGATCGGGAACCCTCTGGGTTTCCGACATAACGTTCTGGCTGCGTGAGTTCACGATCCCGGTGACCGTCGGAATCGCCGTGGCGTTGTTGGGAGCGTGGTTGGTGCCTTCCCGTTTGACCCGATGGCTGACGGCCTACCGCCTCTTGGTGCCATTCATCGTGCTCACTGCATTGTTCTCCACGATGTTCACGTTGCTGGGCTACGGTTACCTCAACCAGCCCATCCAGTTAGGCCGTATTTACCTGACGTCGCTGTCGGCGTTCCATGCCGTGATCGTCGCCACCGCCGTGTTCTTGCACCTCGCCTGCCGCCCGCGACCTTGATTGCGTAGGCCAGGTCCCACCTGGCGATCATAGAAGGCCGGTGATTGATGGGCTTGCGCGGGGGCGGGTTTGTCGCCTCGCTTTGTTCCAAAGCATCGGTTGGGGTGCCATGTGAGACATGGCCTACGATGCTTCGTGACGAGTCTTTGGTGTCAAGGAATGAGTTGTGTGTGTGGCGTGCTGCGGGCTATGGAGGCTTGCAGGTGCAATTTTCAGTTGGCTTCGTTGCGGGACAATCGATATGGTCGGGTGATGTCAAATTACCATCGGATGTACCTGCCAGGTGGGACGTTCTTCTTCACCTTGGTTACCTACAACCGCCAACCAATATTCCAATCGTCGATGGCGAGATCCTGTTTGCGGCAGGTGATCCAGCAACAGCTAGATTCCTATCCATTCAACTTGTTCGCGATCTGCTTGTTGCCGGACCATTTGCATTGCGTGTGGATGCTACCGCGAGGCGATTCGGATTATTCGGCCCGCTGGCAGGCGATCAAGCGTGGCTTTACCCGGCGGTATCTCGACCTCGGCGGTCAAGCTTGTTCCGTGACTGATTCCCAGCGGCGCGAAGGGCGGAGCGGAATATGGCAGCCTCGTTTTTGGGAACACACCGTTCGAGACGAACAGGATTTGGAGCGTTGTGTCGACTACATCCATTGGAATCCCCGCAAGCACGGTTTGGTGCGAAGAGTGCGAGACTACCCGTTTTCAAGCTTCCACCGATTTGTCCGCGAGGGGCAGTACGAGCCCGATTGGGGCGGCTTGGAACCCGATTTGTCGGCGGGCAATCAGAATGACTGGGGAGAACCGTGACATCGGCTGAACAACCGGCGGCACGTAGGCCAGGTCCCACCTGGCGATCATAGAAGGCCGGTGATTGATGGGCTTGCGCGGGGGCGGGGGTGTCGCCTCGCTTTGTTCCAAAGCATCGGTTGGGGTGCCATGTGAGACATGGCCTACTTCAGCGCTGTTGCTGAAGTAGGGACTGCTTTGGATTCGGTGTCTAGTTCAGGTCGCGGATTTGGATGTCGCGCCAGCTGACTTCGTAGGGGCCGGTGCCGGCTTTGATGCCGTGGACTTGCAGGCCGAGGAATCCGTTGGTGGATGATTCTGGGTCTTGGATGTCGCTGATCTTTTGATCGCCGATCCAAACCTGAATTCGGTTGCCGTGGGCTCGTACCAAGTAACGATTGAACTGGTCGTTCTTGTACGCATCCTTGATCGGTTGTTCTTTGGTGATCCAGCCGCGGCCGGTGGCTTCGGAGTAGATGTAGCCAGCTTCACCCGGAGCCGATTCGATCTCGACCTGTGGGCCGAAGACTCGCCCGCCCTTTTCGCGAGATTGCGAGCGGATTTGAACGCCGCTGTTGAGACCCGTGTCCACGTTGACTTCGAAGGTCAGTTCGAAGTTGCCGTAGTTTTCGTCGCTGCAAAGGAACGAGTTGGGGCTGCCTTCCGATGTCGTTCCAACGATCGTGCCGTCTTCGACTCGGTACTTCGCGGTGCCATTCTTGCGGTTCCATCCATCCAAGCTCTTTCCGTCGAAAAGCGGTTTCCATCCATCGGCTTTCAAGTCTGGTGCCGCGTCAAAATTGACGTTGCTTGATGGCGAAGCTTTCGCGCCGCTTTCGACTTCGGAAGCTTTGGCGGGGTCACCGGTCGCGGCTTCGTCGCTGCCCATCTTGTCAGCAGCAACAGCAGCCAGAGTTACGTTTCCAGTCGCGGCCCATTCAGTTCCTCGACGGAGCGACGTTTGGAACGCGAGTCCCTTCATCGCGGGAACGTCGTGCCCGAGGGTGGTGTGAAAGACACGGCCTTCGCCGTACTGGATGGTCATCAAGATGGGTTCGTGTTCGCCGGTTCCGCCAGTTGCCGGGTTGCTGTAAGCGGTCGCCAACACGTCCATGTTCTCGGCGGGGCCACGAAGTTTTCCATACAATTCGTCAGCGACTTGAAGGAACGACTTCGGCAAACCAGCGGTGATCGGGTGCGAGGCATCGCGAACGACCATCATGAAGGGCACGCGTTTGCCGTGTTGTCCGCCGCCACCTTTGGACATGTCGCGAGTGAATTTCTTTTGGTCTTCTTTCCAGCGAACGTAGGGTCCGTCTTTTTCATTGCGTCCGCCCCAGCCGCCGACGCCGATCATTTGGTTGTAGGCATCCCATTTTGGGAACGAGTTGTCCGCTGCATGAACGGTCACGAAACCACCGCCCTCGCTGACGTAGGTCTCGAAAGCCTTTTCGGTTTCGCTCGACCATGCTTCACCGTTGTAGTTGGAAACCACGACGTCGTAATCGGTGAATTTGGGTGCAAAGCCGGCTTTGTCTTCACCTTTGCCAGGCGCGGTTGCGACCGTGACTTTGGCGAAATCGCCTGATTCAAGAGTGGCCTGGATCAGTGGCGTGGTTTCTTGCCACTTGTGGTTGTTTTGGCCGTCGATCAGCAACACGTTCAGTGGCTTGGATTCGGCGGAGGCTTGGTCGGTCGCAAACGCGGCGGAGAGGAGTACCGCGGAAGCGGCAAGAATGGTGCAAAGTCGAGATTTCATGGGTGTTGAATCAAGGGGATGAGGGGCAGGGTGGAACTCAAAAGCCCCCGGCGGGATGCTAATGAGCGGGCCCCAGTTTAACAGATCGGTCGGGTAGGCTTGGCACGTTCTGTGAAGCAAAATGGAAACGTCTCACCGCGGCTTCGGGGATCTAGATCGTCGTCGCTGTTCCTCCATCGATTTCATGGGTGCTCGTTTTGTCCCGATTTTCAGGCTCTCCCGCTCCACGTGCCGCCTTTCCCGCCACCCGGCTTCGCCGCGTTCGAGCGACCGACTGGTCACGCCGCCTCGTCCGTGAGACGACTTTGTCGGTGGACGATCTGATTTGGCCGCTGTTCGTGATGGATGGTTCGGGCGAGCAGCCGGTCGGATCGTTGCCCGGGGTGAACCGGCTGGGAGAGACAGATATCGTTGCGACCGCCAAACGAGCGGTGGACTTGGGCATTCCCGCGATCGCGTTGTTCCCGGCGACAGATCCGAAGCTGAAAACGGAAGACGCGGCCGAAGCGTTCAACCCGGACAACTTGGTTTGCCGAGTCACCCGCCAAATCAAAGACGCGGTGGGCGATTCGCTGGGGGTCATTCTTGATGTGGCTTTGGATCCCTACAGCAGCCACGGTCAGGACGGCTTGGTTCGCGATGGACAAGTCATCAACGATGAAACGGTGGACGTGTTGTGTCAGCAAGCGATCGTACAAGCCGCGGCGGGATGCGACATCATCGCCCCGAGTGACATGATGGACGGACGCATCGGAGCGATCCGGACGGCGTTGGACGAGGCCGGGCATTCCGGTGTCCAGATCATGTCCTACGCCGCCAAGTATGCGAGCGCTTTCTATGGACCGTTTCGTGATGCGGTCGGGTCGGCGGCCAGCCTCGGGGCAGCGGACAAGAAGACTTACCAGCAATCACCTGCTCAATCGGACGAAGCGATCGCGGAAGTCGCGTTGGACATCGCGGAAGGTGCCGACAGTGTGATGGTCAAACCGGGGATGCCGTACCTGGACATCGTCGCTCGCGTGAAGGAAACCTTCGGCGTGCCAACGTTTGCCTATCAAGTCAGCGGCGAATACGCGATGCTGCGTGGAGCAGCTGATGCGGGCTGGCTGAACGGCGACGCTGTGATCTTGGAAAGCTTGCTTTCATTCAAGCGTGCTGGCGCCGATGGTGTGCTGACGTACTTTGCGGCCGACGCGGCGGAATTGTTGCACCGCGTTTGATCTTGCTCAACATCTTGCCCGTAGGATGGTCTTCCAAGACCGTCCTGCAAAGTTCGTGGGGCGATCTTCCAAGACCATCCAAGTCGAGCGCGACGGTCTTGGAAGACCATCGTACGGGCGACAAATCGCTTCTCTTCCTATTTAATCTTTCGAAAATACATCTCAATATGGCCGATTCGCTTTCATTCGCCTGGCACTGGGAAGACACGCTGATCGCCGGACAAGAACGACCGTTGGCGGTTGCTTCCGATCCCGACGCGATGTTGATCGAGGCTTGCGAGCGTCAAGACGCTGGCGAAGAAGGCGTGATCGATCCGTTTTGGGCGACGACTTGGCGGGCGGCTTCGGGGCTGGATCGTTTTTTGGATCGAGTTCCCATTCACAATCAAGACGTGTTGGAAGTTGGTTGCGGGACCGGGCATGCTGGGATCGCGGCCTTGCTGCGTGGGGCTCGCGTGACGTTGACGGATGGCGTCGAGGACCCGCTGCAATTGGTGCGGCTCAGTTTGTCTCGATTGGGGCTGCACGCTGACGTGCAAGTCTTCCGGTTGGGCGAGGGTTCACTCGCGCCGAAGAAGTTTCCGTTCATTCTGGGCAGCGATGTCACCTATCTGAGAACGCTGTGGCCGGAGTTGTTGCAGTCCGCCGACGAGCATCTGACCGAGGATGGACAATTGATCTTGAGCGACCCTCAACGATTAATCGCGACGGAGTTTTCCCAGTGGGTCAAGGACAAACCTTGGAGCTACACCGAACACACGGTGGAGATGGATGATGATCCGGAGCATCCCATTCGCATCATGGTTTTGACGCAGAGTTCATAATGCTTACGCCATGTCCGTAGCCGGATTCGCCAGGATTCGGAGTCACCAAGTCGTTAGATTTTTCGAGTCGTTTAGATCCGAATTCTGGCGAATCCGGCTACGAAGAAACGGGCAACGTCCTGCGTTTTCCTGCAAAGCAGCAGAGTAGAACAGTTGTCCCCAACTGTTCGCGTGCTAGGGACGAAGACTTCGAGCCGCGCAAAGCGAACGCGGTGAATCTTCGAGATGGGGTGTGATCCCACGATGTCATCCGTCGCGACGGAACGATTAGGGACAATTGTTCTACTCTGGTGACGTCTCGTGCTCGCCTCGCTTTGTTCCAAAGCATCGGCGTGATCGCCAGGTACAACCTGGCCTACGGCAGCGTACGCGTCTCGGCCTACCAAAATTTCTTTTGCAAATTCGCTTGACCCTCTATCGTGTTCGCTGTACCGTGTAACCAGTACACCAGTTAACCAGGTTTGGGCATCGGTGCGAATATGTTTTTTACAGTCGACCCTTCCAACGGCGTGGCGATCTATTCCCAGATCGTTCGCCAAGTGAAATTCGCTGTCGCGGAGCAAACGTTGCGTCCGGGGCAGCTTCTTCCCAGCGTTCGGCAACTCAGCCAGCAGTTGGCGGTCAATCCGAACACGGTGGCGCGAGCCTTCCAGGACCTGCAATCCGAGGGCGTGATCGAAACGCTCCGCGGTCGCGGGGTCGTAGTCTGCAAAGGCGCCGTCGAGCGTTGTCGCAAACAGCGGCAGTCGCTTCTTGCGGAACGCCTTTCCGCGGTATTGACCGAAGCTCTGCAAGCGGGGCTGTCAGCCAAAGAGGTCCGCAAGCTCGTCGATGAGCAACTGCGGACACTCGACGGAACCATTGAAGCGATTGCCGAGTTGCAATGAGCTTGCCATGCGGACGAGCCCGATCGCTTGGCCGCGTTTGATTCGACGCACACTGAACCCATCTCATCGAAGCAGGATCGTCATCATGAACCCCGTCATCTCGACCGATCAACTGACCATGCGTTTTCGAGGCTGCGACGCCTTGCTGGGCGTGGATCTGACCATCCAACCCGGGACCGTGTTCGCTCTGCTGGGCGAAAACGGAGCCGGCAAAACCACGCTGATCCGAATCCTCACCGGGTTCCAAAAACCGACGTCAGGATCCGCGTCCGTCTGCGACTTCGACCCGCTGAAGCAACCGTTGGAAGTCCGTCGCCGGGTCGGTTACGTCTCCGACAACCCGGCACTGTATGACTGGATGACGGTCGGGCAAATCGGTTGGTTCACGGCTTCGTTTTATCCCGATGGCTTCTACGACGCCTACCGTGAATCGATCGCGAAGTATGAGATTCCCGAGGACCGAAAGATTCGCGTGCTCAGCAAAGGGCAACGTGCCAAGATCGCTTTGTCGCTTGCTCTGGCGCACGACCCAGAATTGCTAATCTTGGACGAGCCAACGTCTGGCCTGGATCCAATGGTTCGTCGTGAGTTCCTGGAAAGCATGATTGGCCGAGCTGCATCGGGCCGAACCGTGTTTCTGTCCAGTCACCAGATCAACGAAGTCGAACGGGTCGCTGACACGATCGGGATTCTGCACAACGGCAAGCTCCAAGCCTGCGAACCACTGAACGATCTGAAAGGCTCGATGACGGAGCTGACCGTTTCACTGGACGATCCGCTGGTCCAAGTCCCGACGTTGCCCGAGCCAGCCGAAACGTTGCTGGAAGAGAACCAAGGTCGACAGCGGCGAGTTCTGGTCCGCAACTTCGATCCGTCGATGATTTCCTTCATCGAGTCCGCTTCTGGCGTTGTCGGCGTGCGAGATCGAACAATGACGTTGGAAGAAATCTTCATCGCTCACACGCGAAAAGGTTTCGCTGGCCCGCCCGGACCGCCGCCTGAATTGTCTCGCGGACCGATCGAGTCGCCGAAACCACCAGCGGGTGACGGCGGACGTGAATCCGAAGTGGTCACCACGGGAGAACAGTCATGAACGAAACTCGTCTATGGCAGGGCCTGCTGTGGAAAGAGGCCAAGCAGGTCATCCCGCTGATCGGGATGTTGTTAGGAGTCTCGGCCTTATTGTTCATCGTGTGGGCAGCCACTTCGCGGCAATTGAATGTGACGCTGCAAGCCACCGGGGACATTGTTCCGCTGATCATGCCAGCGTTGTTCGCGGCCGGTGCGGGGGCGATCCTGATCAGCCACGAAAAGGAAACTCGTTCGTTGAACTGGCTGGCGTCTCTTCCGATTCCAGTTCGTCCGATCGTGATGACCAAATTCATCGTCGCACTCGTTGGGTTGATGCTGATGTGGCTCGGATGTTGGCTGCTCGGAATCTTGGCCGGATTGGATGGTGGCAACGGTGGACCGCTGACTGAATTGAAGCAGATTCACCCCGCCTTTTGGTTTCTGCATTCGGTCTATGTCTTGCTCTGTGGGTTTTACACCGCATGGAGAAACAAGAATGCCTTTCCCGCCCTGGTCTGGATCGTTCCACTGGCGTTGCTGCCCTTTCTGGTGGTGGAAATTTGGCATGCGATGCCTTTTGTCGGGAGCTCGCAATACGCGGATGTGCCTCAGAAGACTTGGGTGATGGGAATCGTGACGGCTTTGGCGATTCCCATCGCGGGATGGTTTGCGTATCGAGCAGGCCGGAGAGAGCTGCAGGCCGATGAACCGGAACGATTGCTCGGCCGTGACGGGTTGCATTCTGCCGATGCCTGGCGTCCACCGGAAAATTCGGCACCAAGCGAGTTGCCGTTTCGAAATTCGTTGACTTCGTTGGTTTGGCAGGCCATTCACAGTTCGCGTTGGATGTCGATTGGCTTGAGCGCGCCTCTACTTGCCGGTGCTTTGGCTTGGTTGGTGCTGACCAATCACATCGGTGACATTTCCAGCTGGTCGATGGTCGCGATTCAGGTATCAATTGGATTGGCGTTGCTGGCCGTGTCCTGGTTGGGCGTTGCGGTATTTACGGGAGACGGTTCCTCCGGGCGATTGAAGTTTCTGGCCGATCGCGGCGTGTCGCCTCATCGTGCGTGGGTTGGCCGTCACTGGTTTGGCGTCAGTCTGCTATGCGGGATTTCTTTGTTGATCCTTGTGGTTCAGGCCATCCTGGGAACACCACTCAGTCCGGATGCATACGATCGACCCGCTGTGCCGGAGGTTTCTCTGCTGACGATTTTGGCTGTGTTCGCGGTCGTGTATGGCGTGTCTCAGTGGACCAGCCAATTGGTACCGATGCTTGCAGCGTCCGCTTTCTTGGCTCCGGTGCTCTCGCTGGTCGCATTGGCGATGCTGATCAACGCGGGCGTGGGCAACGGGGTTCGACTGGGATGGTTGCTGCTCATTGCCGTGCTTCCGTTCGCTGCGACGTGGTGGACGATGCAAGACTTCATGGACGGCCGGCGTGGGGTGAAGTATTGGGCGGTGATGGTTGGCGGTGCGGTCTTGTTTATGTTCGCACCAAGTGTGCCATCGACCATTGCGAAAGCTCGCCTTCCATCGATGCCGGAAGATCGGGTCGCGGAGTTGTTGCCTGAAGCACGCGAACTGGCCTCCCGAACGCGTTTCAACGCGATTCCGATGCGACAAGGAGACCTTGAGCTTCGAGACGAGCTTTGGAGTCCAGCCGGCGAGATCGATGGTGAATTGGCGGTGGATCGTTTTCAGCAACGCAACTTCATGTCAGCTGATACATGGATGGTGATTGGGGATCAGGACGAGAATCCCCTGCGAGCTGATTGGTGGAATGTGCAAAATGGTTTCGAAGCCGCTTCGCTTGCGAAGATTCGATGGAAGCAAGATCCGGATGATATTAAGAAGGAACAGTTGGCCGCGTTTGTTGATCGTCTGACGATGATCGCCAAACGTTTGAGATTGAGCATTCGTTGGTACGACCAAGAGGTGGCGGATCAAGTCGAAATTTGGCTTGTCAACAACCTATCGGATGAGGCCCTCACTCCATTGCGATCAGAGGAATTTTTCCAAAACGCGTTGACGCAGGTCGGAGACTTCGAGGGCCGGCAAGCGGCACGTCGACGAGCTCTTTTGATCAGTTGGTACCGGGATCGAGAAACATCCAGCCTTCTTCAGGGGACACTGTTCGGAATCAGCGCCATGGAGGACTGGTTTGAACGAGTGCCCATAGGATGGAGAAACTCCATCATGAAGCAAGGATTCGGTGCGGTTGTCGATCGATGTCTCAACTTGCTGGACAAAGGCCAGTCCGGTAGCGATTTGGAATCCGACTTTCGAGCCCTGCACGATTTACTTGGCAGACCAGGTGGCGATTTCGAAACGAGCCCTTTTGCTGACAACGTGAATCGAAAAGGAAAGGCTTGGGTGGGCACATGGACTCCCGCTTACCAGGGTTACATTGCGGCAAGCTGGTTCGAGCCCTGGGAGTACAAAGGGCAGGAAATGCTTGAAATGGACCGTGACGAGGCCGGAGTGGAAAACGAATCGACCATTGAATCCAATGACCCGTCTGAGGAGGGAGTCCAATGAGTTATCGCGCAACTGATGTTTGGTATCGAGTGTGGATGTGGGGGCCTCCCGTGTTGGTTGTGATCGCGATCACTTGGGGTGTCGGACGCGAGTATTGGGCGACAAGTCGATATCATGCGATTGTCGATGAGCTTGAGAGCAATGGTGTTCCCGTCACAACGACGCAAATTCGCGATCGGTACAAATCCTTTGAACCGACCAATGAGTCTTTGGAGTGGAAGGAACTCTCAGATGCGGTGTCGATTTTGAGAGAAATGTCACGAGACTCTGTCAAAGGACTTTCGGACCTTGTACCACCGAATGAACCTTGGCCCGCAAAGCCTTTTGCCGAGTTGATGAGCGAACAAGCTCAACCGTTGCTGGAGAAGATGGACACATTGCTTGCGAAAGACGTTCCGATCCGTCTGCCCTATACTATCCCAAATCGGTACATGTCCGTTACGCAATATCTATTCTCTTCGTTGCAGGATCAACTGAACGACGAGTTTCGTTTGGCTTATCACAATGGTGATTCAGAGCGAGCCCTGTCGCTGATCCAAAA
Protein-coding regions in this window:
- a CDS encoding 4'-phosphopantetheinyl transferase family protein → MTKNPPVQSNIDDSELPTTAPGRPLNQQSPIQLWYASAAQDTPGKIESFCMRWLPQEEHQSAAKFRVASARHQHVIGRGMARFLIADTQTAPHQIQFRSLDHGKPIVETPEQLRRPFNIAHTKGLVVCGIGAEAADEWLGVDIEGLDRKTDPGLAQRYFAPEEIDQLDRVKNSDAKQALFLKIWTLKEAFIKAIGTGLHTPLDQFAFENAASNSPRLILKDESLAQGRHWQIRNVIPRQGYIAAVALGTKASNIVPKIELSDFRKRMQDC
- a CDS encoding family 16 glycoside hydrolase — its product is MKSRLCTILAASAVLLSAAFATDQASAESKPLNVLLIDGQNNHKWQETTPLIQATLESGDFAKVTVATAPGKGEDKAGFAPKFTDYDVVVSNYNGEAWSSETEKAFETYVSEGGGFVTVHAADNSFPKWDAYNQMIGVGGWGGRNEKDGPYVRWKEDQKKFTRDMSKGGGGQHGKRVPFMMVVRDASHPITAGLPKSFLQVADELYGKLRGPAENMDVLATAYSNPATGGTGEHEPILMTIQYGEGRVFHTTLGHDVPAMKGLAFQTSLRRGTEWAATGNVTLAAVAADKMGSDEAATGDPAKASEVESGAKASPSSNVNFDAAPDLKADGWKPLFDGKSLDGWNRKNGTAKYRVEDGTIVGTTSEGSPNSFLCSDENYGNFELTFEVNVDTGLNSGVQIRSQSREKGGRVFGPQVEIESAPGEAGYIYSEATGRGWITKEQPIKDAYKNDQFNRYLVRAHGNRIQVWIGDQKISDIQDPESSTNGFLGLQVHGIKAGTGPYEVSWRDIQIRDLN
- a CDS encoding GntR family transcriptional regulator — translated: MFFTVDPSNGVAIYSQIVRQVKFAVAEQTLRPGQLLPSVRQLSQQLAVNPNTVARAFQDLQSEGVIETLRGRGVVVCKGAVERCRKQRQSLLAERLSAVLTEALQAGLSAKEVRKLVDEQLRTLDGTIEAIAELQ
- a CDS encoding ABC transporter permease, whose product is MNETRLWQGLLWKEAKQVIPLIGMLLGVSALLFIVWAATSRQLNVTLQATGDIVPLIMPALFAAGAGAILISHEKETRSLNWLASLPIPVRPIVMTKFIVALVGLMLMWLGCWLLGILAGLDGGNGGPLTELKQIHPAFWFLHSVYVLLCGFYTAWRNKNAFPALVWIVPLALLPFLVVEIWHAMPFVGSSQYADVPQKTWVMGIVTALAIPIAGWFAYRAGRRELQADEPERLLGRDGLHSADAWRPPENSAPSELPFRNSLTSLVWQAIHSSRWMSIGLSAPLLAGALAWLVLTNHIGDISSWSMVAIQVSIGLALLAVSWLGVAVFTGDGSSGRLKFLADRGVSPHRAWVGRHWFGVSLLCGISLLILVVQAILGTPLSPDAYDRPAVPEVSLLTILAVFAVVYGVSQWTSQLVPMLAASAFLAPVLSLVALAMLINAGVGNGVRLGWLLLIAVLPFAATWWTMQDFMDGRRGVKYWAVMVGGAVLFMFAPSVPSTIAKARLPSMPEDRVAELLPEARELASRTRFNAIPMRQGDLELRDELWSPAGEIDGELAVDRFQQRNFMSADTWMVIGDQDENPLRADWWNVQNGFEAASLAKIRWKQDPDDIKKEQLAAFVDRLTMIAKRLRLSIRWYDQEVADQVEIWLVNNLSDEALTPLRSEEFFQNALTQVGDFEGRQAARRRALLISWYRDRETSSLLQGTLFGISAMEDWFERVPIGWRNSIMKQGFGAVVDRCLNLLDKGQSGSDLESDFRALHDLLGRPGGDFETSPFADNVNRKGKAWVGTWTPAYQGYIAASWFEPWEYKGQEMLEMDRDEAGVENESTIESNDPSEEGVQ
- a CDS encoding ABC transporter ATP-binding protein produces the protein MNPVISTDQLTMRFRGCDALLGVDLTIQPGTVFALLGENGAGKTTLIRILTGFQKPTSGSASVCDFDPLKQPLEVRRRVGYVSDNPALYDWMTVGQIGWFTASFYPDGFYDAYRESIAKYEIPEDRKIRVLSKGQRAKIALSLALAHDPELLILDEPTSGLDPMVRREFLESMIGRAASGRTVFLSSHQINEVERVADTIGILHNGKLQACEPLNDLKGSMTELTVSLDDPLVQVPTLPEPAETLLEENQGRQRRVLVRNFDPSMISFIESASGVVGVRDRTMTLEEIFIAHTRKGFAGPPGPPPELSRGPIESPKPPAGDGGRESEVVTTGEQS
- a CDS encoding REP-associated tyrosine transposase — its product is MSNYHRMYLPGGTFFFTLVTYNRQPIFQSSMARSCLRQVIQQQLDSYPFNLFAICLLPDHLHCVWMLPRGDSDYSARWQAIKRGFTRRYLDLGGQACSVTDSQRREGRSGIWQPRFWEHTVRDEQDLERCVDYIHWNPRKHGLVRRVRDYPFSSFHRFVREGQYEPDWGGLEPDLSAGNQNDWGEP
- a CDS encoding class I SAM-dependent methyltransferase, yielding MADSLSFAWHWEDTLIAGQERPLAVASDPDAMLIEACERQDAGEEGVIDPFWATTWRAASGLDRFLDRVPIHNQDVLEVGCGTGHAGIAALLRGARVTLTDGVEDPLQLVRLSLSRLGLHADVQVFRLGEGSLAPKKFPFILGSDVTYLRTLWPELLQSADEHLTEDGQLILSDPQRLIATEFSQWVKDKPWSYTEHTVEMDDDPEHPIRIMVLTQSS
- the hemB gene encoding porphobilinogen synthase yields the protein MLVLSRFSGSPAPRAAFPATRLRRVRATDWSRRLVRETTLSVDDLIWPLFVMDGSGEQPVGSLPGVNRLGETDIVATAKRAVDLGIPAIALFPATDPKLKTEDAAEAFNPDNLVCRVTRQIKDAVGDSLGVILDVALDPYSSHGQDGLVRDGQVINDETVDVLCQQAIVQAAAGCDIIAPSDMMDGRIGAIRTALDEAGHSGVQIMSYAAKYASAFYGPFRDAVGSAASLGAADKKTYQQSPAQSDEAIAEVALDIAEGADSVMVKPGMPYLDIVARVKETFGVPTFAYQVSGEYAMLRGAADAGWLNGDAVILESLLSFKRAGADGVLTYFAADAAELLHRV